The Campylobacter concisus genome has a window encoding:
- a CDS encoding iron-containing alcohol dehydrogenase: MQNFSFLNPTKIEFGKDKEQNIGKYMKEFGAKKTLIIYGSDRIMQNGLFDVATKSLSANGIEFCKIGGVKSNPVLSKVNEAINLAKKQGVDSVLAIGGGSVLDSAKAVAAGVKYNGDVWDFFTGKCPKEALMIFDIITLAATGSEMNGGAVVTNEATKEKFAMHGACLYPKVSVVNPLLQASVSKEYLVYSASDIIAHSIEGYFTASIQPEIINLYIEANIKTVMKTTEILLKEPENYDARGEFAWAATMALNGLTYVGTAGYSYPNHMIEHAIGAVVDCAHGAGLSVVMPAWMKWYKSRNLKAFKRFGKEIFGVDDADEAIEKLKEWFSKIGTPTSLIEIGVDESNLDEIMALVYDYAKGRGLEQIYTKEAISEIFALAR; encoded by the coding sequence ATGCAAAATTTCAGCTTTTTAAACCCTACTAAAATAGAATTTGGCAAAGACAAAGAGCAAAACATCGGCAAATATATGAAAGAATTTGGCGCAAAAAAGACGCTCATCATCTATGGCAGCGACAGGATCATGCAAAACGGACTTTTTGACGTTGCCACAAAGAGCCTAAGCGCAAATGGCATCGAGTTTTGCAAGATAGGCGGCGTGAAGTCAAACCCAGTGCTAAGCAAGGTAAATGAGGCTATAAATTTGGCTAAAAAGCAAGGCGTCGATAGCGTGCTAGCCATAGGCGGCGGCTCGGTACTTGATAGCGCCAAGGCCGTGGCTGCAGGAGTTAAATATAATGGCGACGTTTGGGACTTTTTTACTGGCAAATGCCCAAAAGAGGCGCTTATGATCTTTGACATCATAACACTAGCTGCAACTGGCTCAGAGATGAACGGCGGCGCAGTCGTTACAAATGAAGCTACAAAAGAGAAATTTGCCATGCACGGCGCTTGTCTTTACCCAAAAGTCTCGGTGGTAAATCCGCTTCTTCAAGCAAGCGTTAGCAAAGAGTATTTGGTCTATTCAGCCTCTGACATCATCGCTCATAGCATCGAGGGCTACTTTACGGCGAGCATCCAGCCTGAGATCATAAATTTATACATCGAAGCAAACATCAAAACCGTTATGAAAACGACTGAAATTTTACTAAAAGAGCCAGAAAACTACGACGCTAGAGGCGAGTTTGCCTGGGCTGCTACGATGGCGCTAAATGGCCTAACTTACGTCGGCACGGCTGGCTACTCATATCCAAATCACATGATCGAGCACGCCATAGGTGCGGTGGTTGATTGCGCGCATGGGGCTGGGCTAAGTGTGGTTATGCCAGCTTGGATGAAGTGGTATAAGAGTAGAAATTTAAAGGCATTTAAGCGCTTTGGCAAAGAAATTTTTGGCGTAGATGACGCAGACGAGGCTATTGAAAAGCTAAAAGAGTGGTTTAGCAAGATCGGCACGCCAACAAGCCTCATCGAAATCGGCGTTGATGAGTCAAATTTAGACGAGATCATGGCGCTAGTTTATGACTACGCCAAGGGCAGGGGCTTGGAGCAAATTTATACAAAAGAGGCCATAAGCGAAATTTTTGCCTTAGCGAGATAG
- a CDS encoding anaerobic ribonucleoside-triphosphate reductase activating protein, translating to MQKIFSITPFTTLDYPDKVAAVIWFAGCNMRCGYCYNIEVVKSNGTISLSEVCDFLDRRVGKLNGIVFSGGECTANPLFFDLAREVKARGFSLKVDTNGSYRDVLKEAIDEGLIDYIALDFKAPKEKFIGITGSNLYEKFAATLRYLLEINFKFEVRTTVHADLLSEKDISEMSELLFELGYRGDYFLQKFFNTGENFGGLGDPKNSFDPDKITSKLPIRLRNF from the coding sequence TTGCAAAAAATTTTTAGTATAACGCCATTTACGACGCTTGACTATCCTGATAAAGTGGCAGCTGTCATCTGGTTTGCAGGGTGTAATATGCGCTGTGGATACTGTTACAACATCGAGGTTGTAAAGTCAAATGGCACTATAAGCCTTAGCGAAGTTTGCGACTTTTTAGATCGCAGGGTCGGCAAGCTAAATGGCATCGTCTTTAGCGGTGGAGAATGCACAGCGAATCCTTTATTTTTTGATTTAGCACGTGAGGTAAAGGCACGTGGCTTTAGTTTAAAAGTAGATACCAACGGCTCATATCGTGACGTCTTGAAAGAGGCGATAGATGAGGGGCTGATCGACTACATCGCGCTTGATTTTAAAGCTCCAAAAGAGAAATTTATAGGCATCACTGGCTCAAATTTATATGAGAAATTTGCCGCCACGCTTAGATACTTGCTTGAGATAAATTTTAAATTTGAAGTTAGAACGACCGTGCATGCGGACTTGCTAAGCGAAAAGGATATCTCTGAGATGTCCGAGCTACTTTTTGAACTTGGGTATAGAGGGGATTATTTCTTACAAAAATTCTTTAACACTGGCGAAAATTTTGGAGGCTTAGGCGATCCAAAAAACAGCTTCGATCCAGATAAGATCACATCAAAACTACCTATCAGACTAAGAAATTTCTAA
- a CDS encoding NAD(P)H-binding protein, whose product MKKVALIAGASGAVGSEILKDLCESEHYNKVVALVRHELEFTHEKLEVKIVNFDDFKDEVPFIADDVFCALGTTMKAAKHKEQFYKVDVTYPINFAKFGLECGAKRFVLLSAAGANRKSGSFYLKAKGQAETKIKELGYSSFHIARLPLIEADRKEFRLGEYLAIKAFKFIPKGFFDEYRPMRAEDIARVIVQVAQDDHSEGVKIYSPEEFTK is encoded by the coding sequence ATGAAAAAAGTCGCCCTTATAGCAGGAGCCAGCGGCGCTGTGGGAAGTGAAATTTTAAAGGATTTATGCGAGAGTGAGCACTATAACAAGGTGGTCGCCCTTGTTAGGCATGAGCTAGAATTTACCCATGAAAAGCTTGAAGTAAAGATAGTAAATTTTGATGATTTTAAAGATGAGGTGCCATTTATCGCTGATGACGTCTTTTGCGCGCTTGGCACTACGATGAAGGCGGCAAAGCACAAAGAGCAGTTTTACAAAGTCGATGTGACCTATCCGATAAATTTCGCCAAATTTGGCTTGGAGTGCGGTGCAAAACGCTTTGTCTTGCTCTCGGCTGCAGGGGCAAACAGAAAGTCAGGCTCGTTTTACCTAAAGGCAAAAGGTCAAGCAGAAACAAAGATAAAAGAGCTTGGATATAGCTCATTTCATATCGCTAGGCTGCCACTTATCGAGGCTGATAGGAAAGAATTTAGACTAGGTGAGTATTTGGCGATAAAGGCGTTTAAATTTATCCCAAAAGGCTTTTTTGACGAGTATCGTCCGATGAGAGCGGAAGATATCGCTAGAGTGATCGTGCAAGTAGCACAAGATGATCACAGTGAAGGTGTAAAAATTTATAGTCCGGAGGAATTTACAAAATGA